A single window of Leptolyngbya ohadii IS1 DNA harbors:
- the galK gene encoding galactokinase, translating into MGQSPDHAFHFYSRDLNEQVDWQPSDPTPEGFARYLVGCIRSLEELGITVPPLNVFVDSDVPIGSGLSSSAALEVAMLRGLRSLLELRLDDVQIAQLGQQAEIHYAGVQCGIMDQMASSLADTVHMLFLDTRTLDRQVLDLPQDSEILVLDSGIPRTLAGSGYNQRRSECEEAAEQLGVKALRDIQAPEKVESLPEPIRRRARHVITENNRVLEAKRGVSAHRFGELMNASHASLRDDYEVSVPGLDQLVAILQQTPGVFGARLTGAGFGGACVALVKAGQAEAIAHQALAKYQQQGFQGKLLVPEP; encoded by the coding sequence CTGGGGCAGAGTCCCGATCACGCCTTTCACTTTTATTCGCGGGACTTAAACGAACAGGTAGATTGGCAGCCGTCAGACCCGACTCCGGAAGGATTTGCCCGTTATTTGGTGGGTTGTATTCGATCGCTGGAAGAACTGGGAATCACTGTGCCGCCACTGAATGTGTTTGTCGATTCAGATGTGCCGATCGGTTCTGGATTGTCTAGTAGTGCGGCGTTGGAGGTGGCGATGCTGCGCGGACTGCGATCGCTTCTGGAACTCCGACTCGACGATGTGCAGATTGCCCAGTTGGGTCAGCAGGCGGAAATTCACTATGCCGGAGTGCAGTGCGGCATTATGGATCAGATGGCATCCAGCCTTGCCGATACAGTGCACATGCTGTTTCTGGACACCCGCACCCTCGATCGCCAGGTCCTTGACTTACCGCAGGACAGCGAAATTCTAGTGCTTGATAGCGGCATTCCCCGAACTCTGGCAGGTAGTGGCTATAATCAACGGCGATCGGAATGTGAGGAAGCTGCCGAACAGCTTGGCGTAAAGGCACTCCGCGACATCCAAGCTCCTGAAAAAGTGGAATCCCTGCCGGAACCCATCCGCCGCCGCGCCCGCCATGTGATTACAGAAAATAATCGCGTCCTGGAGGCAAAACGAGGAGTCTCCGCCCATCGTTTCGGTGAACTAATGAACGCCTCCCATGCCAGCCTTCGCGACGACTATGAGGTTTCCGTCCCCGGTCTGGATCAGCTCGTGGCAATCCTTCAGCAGACCCCCGGCGTATTTGGCGCAAGACTCACCGGAGCCGGATTTGGCGGAGCCTGCGTTGCTTTAGTGAAAGCGGGACAGGCAGAAGCGATCGCCCACCAAGCCCTCGCAAAATATCAGCAGCAGGGATTTCAGGGCAAACTTCTGGTTCCTGAACCGTGA
- a CDS encoding DUF2085 domain-containing protein — protein MAGVSGNVSTRNVSKNRSGKRRSFWNGKWTSWTADFLLTGMVVGPLVAPFLAGSDVLGLPIIADIIYFMGRHVCPQPDLGLELSPPWIMAVCMRCYGTIMGLLATRLLYTVNKGRGFYWLHQYGWGGAIFASGLMMAYGFEYWAQMFAGWQVDQGVMTLFGLITGIGWGLLAMPILHGSGTRSLP, from the coding sequence ATGGCAGGAGTTTCAGGCAACGTCTCAACTAGAAATGTCTCAAAGAATCGTTCGGGGAAACGGCGATCGTTTTGGAACGGCAAATGGACAAGCTGGACAGCGGACTTTCTGCTAACAGGAATGGTTGTAGGTCCACTGGTAGCTCCGTTTCTGGCAGGATCGGACGTCCTGGGCTTGCCCATCATTGCGGACATCATTTATTTCATGGGTCGGCACGTTTGCCCGCAGCCGGATCTGGGTCTGGAACTGTCGCCCCCCTGGATTATGGCGGTCTGTATGCGCTGCTATGGCACGATTATGGGCTTGCTGGCGACACGGTTGCTCTACACCGTCAACAAAGGACGCGGCTTTTACTGGCTGCATCAGTACGGCTGGGGCGGCGCAATTTTTGCCAGTGGGTTAATGATGGCTTACGGCTTTGAATACTGGGCGCAGATGTTTGCCGGATGGCAGGTAGATCAGGGGGTGATGACGCTGTTTGGGCTGATTACGGGCATCGGCTGGGGATTGCTGGCAATGCCGATTCTTCACGGTTCAGGAACCAGAAGTTTGCCCTGA
- a CDS encoding DUF7219 family protein: MCELLVSSGQDGKEKFKEKFLYARGSYRGEFTPEHLAFNANLQEFAHRVALICGLEINGKLSPEAAYQQIRDLWHQLDRSKQALIDAERPPAPDLPPE, from the coding sequence ATGTGTGAACTCCTCGTGTCCAGCGGTCAAGACGGTAAAGAGAAATTTAAAGAGAAATTCTTGTATGCACGCGGCTCCTATCGAGGCGAATTTACGCCGGAGCATCTGGCGTTCAATGCAAACCTGCAAGAATTTGCCCACCGGGTTGCGCTCATCTGCGGACTGGAGATAAACGGCAAACTCTCCCCTGAAGCCGCCTATCAGCAGATCCGAGATCTCTGGCACCAGCTCGATCGCTCAAAGCAAGCCCTGATTGATGCGGAAAGACCGCCTGCACCAGACCTGCCGCCTGAGTAG
- a CDS encoding bluetail domain-containing putative surface protein, with translation MATETITLTNAAQNQTGFATFQSRDPVGTAQGISVSFNFYSYGGTGGDGIGFFIIDGNQSSIVRGGIGGSLGYAPYLGDSAGLQGGYLGIGFDSFGNYSNPIEGRIGGRGPTPDSIAVRGSQANQYQYLTGTGTLPQGLNVPTADPNAARRRAQVDLTSTGFLTVSVDFNNDGDFSDPGEVAINEAIDTRPVAQGGNGALPTSVRFGFAASTGTATDIHQVDGFQVRTLATGQLIGGTFSTDLVLTGGGGNDISTGGTGNDTITGGGGNDNLAGGSGSDTITGGSGNDNIRGDDGNDILTGGGGRDTLTGGTGGDRFVFAGSTKANALRSSTVRSLNRISDFNQAEGDRFVLDFDNNLGTTSLPRGLFNAGQLRGNLNRAIGLAYADKNRQQRGRQALRANEAVLFRLGNRTFLSVNDGNAAFSPRNDLVADITGISLKSGDARKGSLAVRDYFA, from the coding sequence ATGGCTACGGAAACGATTACGCTGACTAATGCTGCTCAAAATCAGACAGGCTTTGCTACCTTTCAATCCAGAGATCCGGTCGGTACGGCGCAGGGAATTTCGGTTTCTTTTAACTTTTATTCCTACGGCGGCACCGGCGGCGACGGCATTGGCTTTTTCATCATCGACGGCAACCAATCTTCAATTGTGCGGGGCGGCATTGGCGGTTCCTTGGGATATGCACCCTACCTTGGCGACTCTGCTGGCTTGCAGGGGGGCTACCTAGGCATTGGCTTCGACTCGTTTGGCAACTATTCCAACCCGATCGAAGGACGAATCGGCGGGAGAGGTCCCACTCCAGATTCGATCGCTGTACGGGGGAGTCAGGCAAATCAATACCAATACCTCACAGGCACCGGAACACTGCCGCAGGGTCTCAATGTCCCCACAGCCGATCCCAATGCGGCACGACGCCGGGCACAGGTCGATTTAACTTCAACCGGCTTTCTCACCGTTAGCGTTGACTTCAACAACGACGGCGATTTTAGCGATCCAGGAGAAGTTGCTATCAACGAGGCGATCGATACTCGCCCTGTGGCTCAGGGAGGCAATGGAGCACTGCCTACTTCTGTTCGCTTTGGTTTCGCGGCGTCAACGGGAACAGCAACCGATATTCATCAAGTTGATGGTTTCCAGGTTAGAACGCTTGCCACCGGACAGCTCATCGGCGGCACCTTTTCCACCGATCTGGTGCTAACGGGCGGTGGTGGCAATGATATCTCTACGGGCGGCACCGGCAACGATACGATCACGGGCGGCGGCGGCAACGATAATCTGGCAGGCGGTAGTGGCAGCGATACGATTACGGGCGGCAGCGGCAATGACAATATCCGAGGCGACGACGGTAACGATATCCTCACAGGTGGGGGCGGTAGGGATACATTGACGGGCGGTACGGGTGGCGATCGGTTTGTGTTTGCCGGATCAACGAAGGCAAATGCCCTGCGCTCCTCAACGGTACGATCGCTGAATCGTATCAGTGACTTCAACCAGGCAGAAGGCGATCGGTTTGTGCTGGACTTCGACAACAACCTGGGCACGACCAGTCTGCCGCGAGGGTTGTTTAATGCGGGACAGCTCAGAGGTAATCTCAATCGGGCGATCGGTCTGGCATACGCAGACAAGAACCGTCAGCAGCGAGGTAGACAAGCCCTGAGAGCCAATGAAGCAGTCCTGTTCCGGTTGGGTAATCGCACCTTCCTATCAGTTAACGATGGAAATGCCGCCTTCTCGCCCAGAAACGATTTGGTGGCAGACATTACGGGAATTAGTCTCAAGTCCGGCGATGCACGGAAGGGTAGCCTGGCCGTCAGGGACTACTTTGCTTAG
- a CDS encoding HD domain-containing protein — MQSWQEPRNRERVYHDPLHGAIVLDGRDPVEALLIRLIDTPAFQRLRRIRQLGPASLTFHGAETSRFTHSLGVLEIARRAFDRVAKDYPQLRSYRAVALCAALLHDIGHGPFSHTCEEIFGCDHEHWTKRILTESEPIRECLDRHDPDLLPQIQQVHRKQHPVPFVWQLVTSQLDCDRIDYLMRDSYFSGASYGSLDLDRILLALRFEPVTQQMVVAQKGMAAIEHYLLVRYFMYAQVYNHSKNLAATWILAGAFRRAKELLEQGKLSDLKLWADPNMAAWLTQDCNQITLQQYLAADDGVFYYHLQQWQSADDPLLADLCRRFVDRDLLKARDISDLSEAEQQTLLQEVREKLDHLGFVPDYYAGICKTVSKGYTIYQKGINLLTNSGLQEISERSPLVRTLTQPWQRSWLLYPRQINGGKLVP, encoded by the coding sequence ATGCAGTCCTGGCAGGAGCCGCGTAACCGCGAACGGGTCTACCATGATCCGCTGCACGGGGCGATCGTGCTGGATGGACGCGATCCGGTTGAGGCTCTGCTGATTCGGTTGATCGATACGCCTGCCTTTCAGCGACTCCGGCGCATTCGGCAACTGGGTCCGGCAAGTCTTACCTTCCACGGGGCGGAAACCTCGCGCTTTACCCATTCCCTCGGCGTGCTGGAGATTGCCCGTCGCGCCTTCGATCGGGTGGCAAAGGACTATCCGCAGCTTCGGTCTTACCGGGCAGTAGCTCTCTGTGCGGCGCTATTGCACGACATTGGACATGGTCCTTTCAGCCATACCTGCGAGGAAATTTTTGGCTGCGATCACGAACACTGGACAAAGCGGATTCTCACCGAGTCCGAGCCAATTCGCGAATGCCTCGATCGCCATGACCCCGATTTGCTGCCCCAGATTCAGCAGGTTCACCGCAAACAACATCCCGTGCCCTTTGTCTGGCAGTTGGTAACGAGTCAGCTCGACTGCGACCGCATCGACTACCTGATGCGGGACAGCTACTTTAGCGGGGCATCCTACGGCAGTTTAGACCTCGATCGAATTCTGCTGGCACTGCGGTTTGAACCTGTGACTCAGCAGATGGTCGTGGCGCAAAAAGGCATGGCGGCGATCGAGCATTATTTGCTGGTGCGCTATTTTATGTACGCCCAGGTGTACAACCATTCCAAGAATCTGGCGGCAACCTGGATTTTAGCGGGAGCCTTCCGACGGGCAAAGGAACTACTGGAGCAGGGCAAATTATCTGACCTTAAACTGTGGGCAGATCCCAACATGGCTGCATGGCTGACTCAGGACTGCAACCAGATTACGCTTCAACAGTATCTCGCCGCCGATGATGGCGTGTTTTACTACCATTTGCAGCAGTGGCAGTCCGCCGATGATCCGCTTTTGGCTGATCTGTGCCGTCGCTTTGTCGATCGCGATTTGCTGAAAGCCCGCGACATCTCCGACCTGAGTGAAGCGGAACAGCAAACCTTGCTACAGGAAGTCCGAGAAAAACTCGACCATCTGGGCTTTGTGCCCGACTACTACGCAGGCATCTGCAAAACCGTGAGTAAGGGCTACACGATTTACCAGAAAGGGATTAATCTACTCACCAATTCCGGGCTACAGGAAATTAGTGAGCGATCGCCCCTGGTACGAACCCTGACCCAACCCTGGCAAAGAAGCTGGCTGCTGTATCCGCGTCAGATTAATGGCGGGAAATTAGTCCCCTAA
- the ctpA gene encoding carboxyl-terminal processing protease CtpA, translated as MRKQIARIGLAIGLTFGFAFVTVAVLLSQIPSAYAFTEEQRLVSEVWRLVDRAYVDDSFNSQNWWQVRQKVLQQPLQSREQTYTAIQKMLALLDDPFTRLLKPDQYRSLQTNTSGELTGVGLQIAQENPTGELRVIAPIEGSPAAQAGIKPRDRILKINGYPTVKLSLDEAAERMRGPIGSQVTLTIAQDGQEEAQAKDVLLVRDRITLNPVYAELKSEPNENKEKTQIGYIRLSQFNANASSELAHAIQNLEKQGANAYILDLRSNPGGLLQAGIDIAKLWLDGGTVVYTVNRNGIQDSFTDEGTALTSDPLVVLVNQGTASASEILAGALQDNGRAQLVGERTFGKGLIQSLFSLSDGSGLAVTIAKYETPNHRDINKQGIAPDVVVPLDPIERDQIATNADRQYQAAVDLLTHHAVLAGAA; from the coding sequence ATGAGAAAACAGATTGCCCGTATCGGATTAGCGATTGGATTAACGTTCGGATTTGCCTTCGTCACGGTGGCGGTGCTGCTGAGCCAGATTCCCTCAGCCTATGCCTTTACGGAGGAGCAGCGGTTAGTCAGCGAGGTTTGGCGGCTGGTCGATCGCGCCTATGTGGATGATTCCTTTAACAGCCAGAACTGGTGGCAGGTGCGGCAGAAAGTCCTGCAACAGCCCCTCCAGAGCCGAGAGCAGACCTACACTGCAATTCAAAAAATGCTGGCACTGCTGGACGATCCCTTTACCCGTCTACTAAAGCCAGACCAGTATCGCAGCCTGCAAACCAACACCTCCGGCGAACTTACCGGGGTCGGACTCCAGATCGCCCAGGAAAATCCCACGGGTGAGCTAAGAGTCATTGCCCCGATCGAAGGATCTCCCGCAGCCCAGGCAGGGATTAAGCCCCGCGATCGCATCCTCAAAATTAACGGCTATCCGACGGTGAAGCTGAGCCTGGATGAAGCCGCAGAAAGAATGCGCGGTCCGATTGGCAGTCAGGTGACGCTCACGATTGCCCAGGACGGGCAGGAAGAAGCCCAGGCAAAAGACGTGCTGCTGGTTCGCGATCGGATTACCCTCAATCCGGTCTATGCCGAACTGAAGTCCGAACCAAACGAAAACAAGGAGAAAACCCAAATTGGCTATATTCGGCTGAGCCAGTTTAACGCCAACGCCAGCAGCGAACTTGCCCACGCCATTCAAAATCTAGAAAAGCAGGGCGCAAACGCCTACATTCTCGATCTCCGCAGCAATCCGGGTGGGCTGCTCCAGGCAGGAATTGACATTGCAAAACTCTGGCTAGATGGCGGTACAGTCGTCTATACCGTCAACCGCAACGGCATTCAGGACAGCTTCACAGACGAAGGGACTGCCCTAACGAGTGATCCGCTGGTGGTGCTGGTAAATCAGGGAACGGCAAGCGCGAGCGAAATTCTGGCGGGTGCTTTGCAGGACAACGGACGCGCCCAGCTTGTGGGAGAACGCACCTTCGGCAAAGGACTGATTCAGTCGCTCTTTAGCCTCTCCGATGGCTCCGGCTTAGCGGTGACGATCGCCAAATACGAAACGCCCAACCATCGCGACATCAACAAGCAGGGAATTGCTCCAGATGTCGTTGTGCCCCTCGACCCGATCGAACGCGATCAGATTGCCACCAATGCCGATCGCCAGTACCAAGCTGCCGTTGATCTGTTAACCCATCATGCAGTCCTGGCAGGAGCCGCGTAA
- the petB gene encoding cytochrome b6, whose amino-acid sequence MFTKQVTDSKVYQWFQERLEIQALADDISSKYVPPHVNIFYCLGGITLVCFLIQFATGFAMTFYYKPTVAEAFTSVQYLMTDVNFGWLIRSIHRWSASMMVLMMILHVFRVYLTGGFKKPRELTWVTGVVLAVITVSFGVTGYSLPWDQVGYWAVKIVSGIPEAIPVVGTTMVELLRGGSSVGQATLTRFYSLHTFVLPWAIAVFMLLHFLMIRKQGISGPL is encoded by the coding sequence ATGTTTACAAAGCAGGTAACGGACTCAAAAGTCTATCAGTGGTTTCAGGAGCGTCTTGAGATCCAAGCCCTTGCAGACGATATCAGCAGCAAATATGTCCCGCCCCACGTCAATATCTTCTATTGCCTGGGTGGCATTACGCTGGTCTGCTTCCTGATTCAGTTTGCGACTGGTTTCGCAATGACCTTCTACTACAAGCCGACCGTGGCAGAAGCGTTTACTTCGGTTCAGTACCTCATGACCGATGTGAACTTTGGTTGGCTGATTCGTTCGATCCATCGCTGGTCTGCCAGCATGATGGTGCTGATGATGATCCTGCACGTCTTCCGCGTGTATCTGACGGGTGGCTTCAAAAAGCCCCGCGAGCTGACCTGGGTGACGGGCGTTGTGCTGGCAGTGATCACGGTGTCCTTTGGTGTGACGGGCTACTCGCTTCCCTGGGATCAGGTGGGCTACTGGGCGGTCAAGATCGTGTCCGGTATTCCTGAGGCAATTCCGGTAGTCGGTACAACGATGGTGGAACTGCTGCGCGGTGGTTCGAGTGTGGGTCAAGCAACCCTGACTCGCTTTTACAGCCTGCATACCTTCGTTCTGCCTTGGGCGATCGCGGTGTTCATGCTGCTGCACTTCCTGATGATCCGCAAGCAGGGAATCTCCGGTCCTTTGTAA
- the petD gene encoding cytochrome b6-f complex subunit IV, which yields MATLKKPDLADPVLREKLKKGMGHNYYGEPAWPNDLLYVFPVVILGTIACCTALAVLDPAMVGEPANPFATPLEILPEWYLYPAFQILRILPNKLLGIALQTAIPLGLMLVPFIESVNKFQNPFRRPVATTVFLFGTLVTLWLGIGATFPIDKSLTLGLF from the coding sequence ATGGCAACTCTGAAGAAACCGGATCTCGCCGATCCCGTACTTCGCGAGAAACTGAAAAAGGGCATGGGTCACAACTACTACGGTGAACCCGCTTGGCCCAACGACTTGCTTTACGTCTTCCCCGTCGTGATTTTGGGGACGATCGCTTGCTGCACCGCACTGGCAGTCCTCGATCCGGCAATGGTGGGCGAACCCGCTAACCCCTTCGCAACGCCGCTGGAAATTTTGCCGGAATGGTATCTGTACCCCGCGTTCCAGATTCTGCGAATTCTGCCGAACAAGCTGCTGGGTATCGCTCTGCAAACGGCAATTCCCCTCGGTCTGATGCTGGTTCCGTTCATCGAGAGCGTCAACAAGTTCCAGAATCCCTTCCGTCGTCCCGTGGCAACCACCGTATTCCTCTTCGGTACGCTGGTGACGCTGTGGCTGGGAATTGGTGCAACCTTCCCGATCGACAAGTCCCTGACGCTGGGTTTGTTCTAA
- a CDS encoding glycosyltransferase, whose product MRSSSKSQALNTAARPTATYLFVFLEVFSQEGGIQSYVQDILKSYAAQGEFPLAQVLLLRDRSADLPTDLPNLSFKSFCDKSPQRGRLRLTIALLRTLIQQRPQRVFCGHIKLAPLVRMVCQPLGIPYTVLTYGKEVWEPLAHPEKTALQQADRLWTISRYSRDRVCAANGIDPAKVDILPCAVDGDRFTPGPALPELIDRYQLQGSTVIMTVARLWSGDIYKGVDVTLRALPTIAQAIPNVKYLVIGRGDDQPRLEKLAVDLGMRDRVVFAGFVPTADLVAHYRLADAYVMPSQEGFGIVYLEAMACGVSVISGDADGSADPLQDGRLGWRVPHRDPDAVAAACIELLQPKAQLPHSRLPTPHNAACIELLQPKDPVQKDDRCNGAWLRQQTLAQFGRPALAQRLSGLISGL is encoded by the coding sequence ATGCGTTCTTCTTCCAAATCACAAGCTCTCAACACTGCTGCGCGTCCGACGGCTACCTATCTGTTTGTGTTTCTGGAGGTGTTTTCACAGGAGGGGGGCATTCAGTCCTATGTGCAGGACATTCTAAAAAGCTATGCGGCTCAGGGAGAATTTCCCTTGGCTCAGGTGTTGCTGCTGCGCGACCGTTCTGCTGATCTTCCCACAGACCTGCCAAATCTTTCGTTTAAGAGCTTCTGTGACAAATCGCCTCAGCGGGGAAGGCTACGCTTGACGATCGCCCTACTCCGCACTTTAATTCAGCAGCGACCGCAGCGGGTGTTTTGTGGACATATTAAGCTTGCGCCGCTGGTGCGGATGGTCTGTCAGCCATTGGGCATTCCCTATACGGTGCTGACCTACGGTAAGGAAGTCTGGGAACCGCTGGCGCATCCCGAAAAAACTGCCCTTCAGCAAGCCGATCGCCTCTGGACGATTAGCCGCTATAGCCGCGATCGAGTCTGTGCTGCGAATGGAATTGATCCGGCAAAAGTGGACATCCTGCCCTGTGCGGTGGATGGCGATCGGTTTACGCCCGGTCCGGCTTTGCCCGAATTAATCGATCGCTATCAGCTTCAAGGTTCGACAGTCATCATGACGGTGGCGCGGCTCTGGTCAGGCGATATTTACAAAGGGGTGGATGTAACGCTGCGGGCACTGCCGACGATCGCGCAGGCAATCCCGAACGTGAAGTATTTGGTGATTGGACGAGGAGACGATCAGCCGCGACTGGAAAAGCTGGCAGTCGATTTAGGGATGCGCGATCGGGTGGTGTTTGCCGGATTTGTGCCCACGGCGGATCTGGTGGCGCATTATCGTTTAGCCGATGCCTACGTAATGCCGTCCCAGGAAGGGTTTGGCATTGTGTATCTGGAAGCGATGGCTTGCGGCGTATCCGTCATTTCTGGCGATGCGGACGGTTCCGCTGATCCACTCCAGGATGGCAGACTGGGCTGGCGAGTCCCCCACCGTGACCCCGATGCAGTTGCCGCTGCCTGCATTGAACTCCTGCAACCGAAAGCGCAACTTCCCCACTCCCGACTCCCCACTCCCCACAATGCTGCCTGTATTGAACTCCTGCAACCGAAAGACCCCGTACAGAAAGACGATCGCTGCAATGGGGCATGGCTCCGTCAGCAAACCCTGGCGCAATTTGGTCGTCCTGCCCTGGCTCAGCGGCTCAGCGGTCTGATATCCGGACTGTAA
- a CDS encoding lipid kinase gives MKALLLVNRQSRKGQDKLEEAIDQLRKSGLEWIEATPKSPDMIADLIRQHRDEVDCVIVGGGDGTLNAAIPGLVETQLPLGILPLGTANDLARTLGIPNDLAEACQVITHRRTTPIDLGCVNGKYFFNVASIGLSVQITRKLSKDTKQKWGIFAYPIAALQALRHSRPFRADLILDNGEHRRVKTIQIAVGNGRYYGGGMTVASDAAIDDQQLDVYSLNLKHWWQLFAILPGMRSGDHTSWSFVDGFSCREVRIQTRRRLPINTDGEITAHTPAEFRVVPQALNVFVPAIENAAQSSSGLKSQVSP, from the coding sequence ATGAAAGCACTGCTGCTGGTCAACCGTCAGTCGCGCAAGGGACAGGACAAGCTGGAGGAGGCGATCGATCAACTGCGGAAAAGCGGGCTGGAGTGGATTGAGGCGACGCCCAAAAGTCCCGATATGATCGCAGATTTGATTCGGCAGCACCGTGACGAGGTGGACTGTGTAATTGTAGGCGGCGGTGATGGGACACTCAATGCAGCAATTCCCGGTCTGGTGGAAACCCAACTTCCCCTTGGCATTTTGCCTTTAGGAACGGCAAACGATCTGGCGCGAACGCTCGGCATTCCCAACGATTTGGCGGAAGCCTGCCAGGTGATTACCCACCGAAGAACAACCCCGATCGATCTGGGCTGTGTCAACGGCAAATATTTCTTTAACGTTGCCAGTATTGGCTTAAGTGTCCAAATTACTCGCAAACTCAGCAAGGACACCAAACAAAAGTGGGGCATTTTCGCCTACCCGATCGCCGCTCTGCAAGCCCTCCGTCACTCCCGTCCCTTCCGCGCAGATTTGATACTAGACAACGGCGAACATCGACGGGTGAAAACGATTCAGATTGCGGTGGGCAATGGGCGATACTACGGCGGCGGCATGACCGTAGCTAGCGATGCAGCGATCGACGATCAGCAGCTCGATGTCTACAGTTTGAACTTGAAGCACTGGTGGCAGCTATTTGCCATTCTGCCGGGAATGCGATCGGGCGATCATACAAGCTGGTCGTTTGTGGATGGCTTTTCCTGCCGCGAAGTCAGAATCCAAACTCGCAGACGCCTGCCCATTAACACTGACGGAGAAATTACAGCCCACACACCCGCTGAGTTTCGCGTTGTTCCGCAGGCGTTAAACGTGTTTGTTCCTGCGATCGAAAATGCGGCTCAGTCGTCCAGCGGACTAAAATCCCAGGTTAGCCCTTAA
- a CDS encoding metalloregulator ArsR/SmtB family transcription factor codes for MTDANFQTLLQFFKVMANESRLKLVGLLAQRECSVEELAALLQLKEPTVSHHLAKLKELKLVQMRSAGNTHFYRLNQDALLDLNKSLLSVEQVVAQENPIAPDAWEEKVLRSYLEGDWQRYPHQVKLREIPASRRKRRVILKWLVNQFEPETYYSEKELSDRIQRFHPDAATIRREWIGYQMMQREQSVYWRLPEAEWRSEEKA; via the coding sequence ATGACAGACGCGAACTTCCAAACCCTGCTGCAATTCTTTAAGGTGATGGCAAACGAGAGCCGTCTTAAGCTCGTTGGTCTTCTGGCACAGCGGGAATGTAGCGTGGAGGAACTGGCTGCCCTGCTCCAGCTCAAAGAGCCGACCGTCTCCCACCACCTCGCCAAACTCAAAGAACTCAAGCTTGTGCAGATGCGATCGGCTGGCAACACCCACTTTTACCGCCTCAATCAGGATGCGCTGCTCGATCTGAATAAATCGCTGCTGAGCGTGGAGCAGGTCGTCGCCCAGGAAAACCCGATCGCCCCCGATGCCTGGGAGGAAAAGGTGCTGAGGAGCTATCTGGAGGGAGACTGGCAGCGCTACCCCCATCAGGTCAAACTGCGCGAAATTCCGGCAAGTCGGCGCAAACGCCGGGTCATTCTCAAGTGGCTGGTCAATCAGTTTGAGCCAGAGACCTACTATTCCGAGAAAGAGCTGAGCGATCGGATTCAGCGCTTTCACCCCGATGCCGCCACCATTCGCCGCGAGTGGATTGGCTATCAAATGATGCAGCGGGAACAGAGCGTTTACTGGAGATTACCGGAGGCTGAATGGCGGTCGGAGGAAAAAGCTTAA
- a CDS encoding bifunctional 4-hydroxy-2-oxoglutarate aldolase/2-dehydro-3-deoxy-phosphogluconate aldolase, giving the protein MSAAWLALLQQHRSIAVIRAPEISLGVEMATATAAGGIRLIEITWNSDRPAALIQRLQKHLPDCVIGVGTLRSVRDVEEAIAAGAQFLFSPYTDFAMIEAAARQDIPIVTGALTPTEIMRAWQAGAACVKVFPIQAMGGATYIRSLQEPLGEIPLIPTGGVTIANAAEFIQAGAIAVGLSGQLFPKQAIEF; this is encoded by the coding sequence ATGTCGGCAGCATGGCTTGCGCTACTTCAGCAGCATCGATCGATCGCGGTCATTCGTGCCCCGGAAATTTCGCTGGGAGTCGAGATGGCAACGGCAACGGCAGCGGGCGGAATCCGCTTGATTGAAATTACCTGGAATAGCGATCGTCCGGCAGCTCTGATACAGCGTTTGCAAAAGCATTTGCCAGATTGTGTAATCGGGGTTGGCACTCTGCGATCGGTCAGGGATGTGGAAGAGGCGATCGCAGCAGGGGCACAGTTTTTGTTTTCCCCCTACACGGACTTTGCCATGATTGAGGCAGCCGCACGGCAGGACATCCCGATTGTAACTGGGGCACTGACTCCCACAGAAATTATGCGGGCATGGCAGGCAGGGGCAGCGTGCGTTAAGGTTTTCCCCATTCAGGCGATGGGCGGCGCGACCTATATTCGCAGCTTGCAGGAGCCTCTAGGCGAGATTCCCCTGATTCCCACGGGCGGCGTCACGATCGCGAATGCGGCAGAATTCATTCAGGCAGGGGCGATCGCAGTGGGACTTTCAGGACAACTTTTTCCGAAACAGGCGATCGAGTTCTGA